One Helianthus annuus cultivar XRQ/B chromosome 12, HanXRQr2.0-SUNRISE, whole genome shotgun sequence genomic region harbors:
- the LOC110892397 gene encoding peroxidase 45, with protein sequence MKKQILTFLFLSLFVASSYAQLRKNFYQNTCPNVESIVKSAVTKKFRQTFVTAPATLRLFFHDCFVRGCDASVLLANANAEKDHPDNLSLAGDGFDTVIKAKAALDSNPNCRNKVSCADILALATRDVIGLAGGPSYSVELGRRDGRVSTKNSVQQGLPQPHFKLDQLNSMFAKHGLSQTDMVALSGAHTLGFSHCSKFSKRIYNKKGIDRTLNRQYALQLRQMCPLKVDPRIAINMDPTTPRTFDNAYFRNLQQGKGLFTSDQNLFTDTRSRPTVNQFASSNNAFNQAFVTAITKLGRVGVLTGNKGEIRRDCTRRN encoded by the exons ATGAAGAAGCAAATACTAACTTTCTTGTTCCTCTCTTTGTTTGTTGCCTCATCATATGCTCAACTTAGAAAAAATTTCTATCAAAACACTTGCCCAAATGTAGAATCAATAGTCAAATCAGCTGTCACCAAAAAATTTCGGCAAACTTTTGTCACCGCCCCAGCCACTCTACGCCTCTTCTTTCATGACTGTTTTGTTCGG GGATGTGATGCTTCGGTTCTTCTAGCGAATGCAAATGCCGAGAAGGACCATCCTGACAACTTGTCACTCGCTGGAGACGGATTTGATACAGTCATCAAAGCGAAAGCCGCCCTTGACAGCAATCCCAATTGCCGGAATAAAGTTTCTTGTGCAGATATATTGGCTCTTGCCACTAGAGATGTCATTGGTTTG GCAGGTGGGCCATCATACAGTGTAGAGTTGGGAAGAAGAGATGGGAGGGTTTCTACAAAGAATAGTGTGCAACAAGGTCTTCCACAACCACATTTTAAGTTGGACCAACTTAATAGCATGTTTGCAAAGCATGGTTTATCTCAAACCGATATGGTTGCACTTTCAG GTGCACATACACTTGGATTTTCTCATTGTAGCAAATTCTCGAAACGAATTTATAATAAGAAGGGAATAGACCGGACGCTAAACCGCCAATATGCTCTTCAACTAAGGCAAATGTGTCCGCTTAAAGTAGACCCAAGGATAGCAATTAACATGGACCCTACCACCCCTCGAACTTTCGACAATGCGTATTTTAGGAACCTTCAACAAGGAAAGGGTTTGTTTACCTCTGACCAAAATTTGTTCACGGATACTCGATCAAGGCCAACAGTCAATCAATTTGCGTCTAGCAACAATGCCTTTAACCAAGCTTTCGTGACCGCCATTACCAAGCTTGGTCGAGTAGGGGTTTTGACGGGTAACAAGGGTGAGATCAGACGTGATTGCACACGACGTAACTAA
- the LOC110896365 gene encoding uncharacterized protein LOC110896365 — MLENHHLDFIKQTMLKHEDTFRRQVRELHRLYDVQKNMTTTLRSETRQHTEFAPQTALDINNDDSGLIMPGFDSSRHGDTSGIHDNQTWPDDVELTLSIGPSSSTRRSQNHHHQNGCDESMAMIKTSLTNSGTLYNQDNKRPHWLIQDLSLHRT; from the exons ATGCTTGAAAACCACCATCTAGATTTCATCAAACAGACAATGTTGAAGCATGAAGATACTTTTAGACGTCAG GTAAGGGAACTTCATCGGTTGTATGATGTTCAAAAGAACATGACCACTACTTTGAGAAGTGAGACAAGACAACACACTGAGTTCGCTCCACAAACAGCTTTGGATATCAACAATGATGATTCGGGATTGATCATGCCAGGTTTTGATAGTTCAAGACATGGAGACACTAGTGGCATTCACGACAACCAAACATGGCCTGATGACGTGGAACTAACGTTAAGCATTGGGCCTAGCAGTAGTACGAGACGGTCACAAAACCATCATCATCAAAATGGATGCGACGAATCTATGGCGATGATAAAAACAAGTTTGACAAACTCGGGTACATTATACAATCAAGATAACAAGAGACCACATTGGCTTATTCAGGATCTAAGTTTGCATAGAACATAA
- the LOC110894008 gene encoding plasma membrane ATPase 4, producing the protein MGGDKALSLEGIKNETVDLEKVPIEEVFEQLKCNREGLSSDEGAQRLEIFGPNKLEEKKESKILKFLGFMWNPLSWVMEAAAIMAIALANGGGKPPDWQDFVGIVCLLVINSTISFIEENNAGNAAAALMAGLAPKTKLLRDGRWSEQEAAILVPGDIISIKLGDIVPADARLLEGDPLKIDQSALTGESLPVTKNPYDEVFSGSTCKQGELEAVVIATGVHTFFGKAAHLVDSTNQVGHFQKVLTAIGNFCICSIAVGMAVEIIVMYPIQHREYRSGIDNLLVLLIGGIPIAMPTVLSVTMAIGSHRLSQQGAITKRMTAIEEMAGMDVLCSDKTGTLTLNKLTVDKNLIEVFGKGLDKEQVLLYAARASRMENQDAIDAAIVGTLADPKEARAGIREVHFFPFNPVDKRTALTYIDNNGNWFRASKGAPEQILTLCGCREDLKKKVHAMIDKFAERGLRSLGVARQEVPQKSKDSPGGPWEFVGLLSLFDPPRHDSAETIRRALNLGVNVKMITGDQLAIAKETGRRLGMGTNMYPSSSLLGGHKDESIAGLPVDELIEKADGFAGVFPEHKYEIVKKLQERKHICGMTGDGVNDAPALKKADIGIAVADATDAARSASDIVLTEPGLSVIISAVLTSRAIFQRMKNYTIYAVSITIRIVFGFMFIALIWKFDFSPFMVLIIAILNDGTIMTISKDRVKPSPLPDSWKLKEIFATGVALGGYLALMTVIFFWIMKDTDFFSDKFGVKSLRTSETEMMAALYLQVSIVSQALIFVTRSRSWSFVERPGFLLMGAFLAAQLVATVIAVYAEWEFARIKGIGWKWAGVIWLYSIVFYFPLDIMKFAIRYILSGKAWLSMIDQRTAFTTKKDYGRGEREAQWAHAQRTLHGLQAPDTSNLFNEKSSYRELSEIAEQAKRRAEVARLREVLTLKGHVESVVKLKGLDIDTIQQHYTV; encoded by the exons GAAAAAGTACCGATCGAAGAGGTGTTTGAACAGTTGAAATGTAACCGTGAAGGTCTTAGCTCCGACGAAGGAGCCCAACGTCTTGAAATTTTCGGACCCAACAAATTGGAGGAGAAAAAG GAAAGCAAAATCCTCAAGTTTCTTGGGTTTATGTGGAACCCCCTATCATGGGTCATGGAGGCTGCAGCCATCATGGCGATTGCACTCGCTAACGGCGGTGGTAAGCCGCCAGATTGGCAAGATTTCGTTGGTATCGTTTGCCTGCTTGTTATCAACTCCACCATCAGTTTCATCGAAGAAAACAACGCTGGAAACGCTGCCGCTGCACTTATGGCCGGTCTTGCACCTAAAACCAAG CTTTTGAGGGATGGCCGATGGAGCGAACAAGAAGCTGCTATACTGGTTCCCGGAGATATCATCAGTATCAAACTTGGTGATATCGTTCCTGCTGATGCGCGTCTTCTTGAAGGTGATCCCTTAAAGATCGACCAATCTGCGCTTACTGGAGAATCTCTCCCGGTCACCAAGAACCCATACGATGAAGTGTTCTCCGGTTCAACTTGCAAGCAAGGTGAACTTGAAGCCGTTGTCATCGCTACTGGCGTCCACACCTTTTTCGGAAAGGCTGCACATCTTGTGGACAGCACAAACCAAGTGGGACACTTCCAAAAGGTTCTAACCGCAATCGGAAACTTCTGTATCTGCTCCATTGCTGTCGGAATGGCTGTTGAGATTATCGTTATGTACCCGATCCAACATAGAGAGTACCGATCCGGGATTGACAATCTTCTGGTGTTGCTTATTGGTGGAATCCCGATCGCTATGCCTACTGTTCTTTCGGTCACTATGGCTATCGGCTCACACAGGCTTTCGCAGCAGGGTGCGATCACTAAACGGATGACTGCTATTGAAGAAATGGCGGGAATGGATGTTCTTTGCAGTGATAAAACCGGAACTTTGACGCTAAACAAGCTTACGGTTGATAAGAATTTGATCGAGGTGTTTGGTAAAGGCTTGGATAAGGAGCAAGTGTTGCTTTACGCTGCTCGCGCTTCTCGAATGGAAAACCAAGACGCTATCGATGCAGCCATCGTCGGAACGCTTGCTGACCCCAAAGAG GCACGAGCTGGCATTAGAGAGGTCCATTTCTTCCCGTTCAACCCTGTCGACAAGAGGACTGCGTTAACGTACATTGATAATAACGGCAACTGGTTTAGAGCTAGCAAGGGTGCGCCTGAACAGATATTGACACTTTGCGGGTGCAGGGAAGATCTCAAGAAGAAAGTTCACGCGATGATTGATAAATTCGCCGAACGTGGGTTGAGATCTTTGGGTGTTGCAAGACAG gaaGTGCCTCAAAAATCGAAAGATAGCCCGGGTGGTCCATGGGAATTCGTTGGATTGTTGTCTCTCTTTGATCCACCAAGGCATGACAGTGCCGAGACCATTAGAAGAGCTCTCAATCTCGGTGTAAACGTCAAGATGATTACTG GTGACCAACTTGCTATTGCTAAGGAAACTGGAAGACGTCTTGGTATGGGAACAAACATGTACCCTTCGTCGTCTTTACTTGGCGGACACAAGGACGAATCAATTGCTGGACTTCCAGTAGACGAGTTGATCGAGAAAGCTGATGGATTCGCCGGAGTTTTCCCTG AGCACAAGTATGAAATTGTGAAGAAACTACAAGAGAGGAAGCACATTTGTGGTATGACCGGAGATGGTGTGAACGACGCGCCTGCGTTAAAGAAGGCGGATATTGGTATTGCGGTTGCTGATGCTACCGACGCTGCAAGAAGTGCTTCCGACATTGTGCTTACCGAGCCTGGGCTCAGTGTGATCATCAGTGCTGTGCTTACCAGTAGAGCTATTttccaaagaatgaagaattaCACC ATCTACGCCGTTTCAATCACCATTCGTATAGTGTTTGGATTTATGTTCATCGCGTTGATATGGAAGTTTGACTTCTCGCCTTTCATGGTTCTTATCATCGCAATCCTCAACGACG GTACTATCATGACAATCTCGAAGGATAGAGTGAAACCATCTCCGTTACCCGACAGCTGGAAGCTAAAAGAGATCTTCGCCACTGGAGTTGCTCTCGGAGGTTACTTAGCTTTAATGACAGTTATCTTCTTCTGGATCATGAAGGATACCGACTTTTTCTCA GATAAATTTGGTGTGAAATCTTTAAGAACCAGTGAAACCGAGATGATGGCCGCTTTATATCTACAAGTCAGTATCGTAAGCCAAGCTCTCATCTTCGTCACCCGTTCTCGTAGCTGGTCGTTCGTCGAACGACCTGGCTTCTTACTGATGGGCGCTTTCCTAGCAGCACAACTG GTAGCAACTGTAATTGCGGTATACGCAGAGTGGGAATTCGCGAGAATTAAAGGAATCGGATGGAAATGGGCTGGTGTTATCTGGCTTTACAGTATAGTGTTTTACTTCCCTCTTGATATTATGAAGTTTGCCATTAGATACATCCTTAGTGGCAAGGCTTGGCTCAGCATGATTGACCAAAGG ACTGCTTTCACAACAAAGAAGGATTATGGTAGAGGAGAGAGAGAGGCCCAATGGGCTCATGCTCAAAGAACTTTACATGGGCTTCAAGCACCTGACACATCAAATCTCTTTAATGAGAAGAGCAGCTATAGAGAACTGTCGGAAATCGCTGAACAAGCCAAACGACGCGCTGAAGTTGCAAG gctTCGGGAGGTGCTTACGCTCAAGGGTCACGTTGAGTCAGTGGTGAAACTGAAGGGGCTCGACATTGATACAATTCAACAGCATTATACAGTATGA